A DNA window from Pongo abelii isolate AG06213 chromosome 2, NHGRI_mPonAbe1-v2.0_pri, whole genome shotgun sequence contains the following coding sequences:
- the ZMYND10 gene encoding zinc finger MYND domain-containing protein 10 isoform X2 codes for MAARTHAPQPSHNCPVPDFGTVGVRRPRVCQHPHPGCCPGSAGPCLDMGDLELLLPGEAEVLVRGLRSFPLREMGSEGWNQQHENLEKLNMQAILDATVSQGEPIQELLVTHGKVPTLVEELITVEMWKQKVFPVLCRVEDFKPQNTFPIYMVVHHEASIINLLETVFFHKEELQKQAELMEFEIALKALSVLRYITDCVDSLSLSTLSRMLSTHNLPCLLVELLEHSPWSRWEGGKLQQFEGSRWLTVAPSEQQKLRKLDGQVWIALYNLLLSPEAQARYCLTSFAKGQLLKLRAFLTDTLLDQLPNLAHLQSFLAQLTLTETQPPKKDLVLEQIPEIWERLERENRGKWQAIAKHQLQHVFSPSEQDLRLQARRWAETYRLDVLEAVAPERPRCAYCSAEASKRCSRCQNEWYCCRECQVKHWEKHGKTCVLAAQGDRAK; via the exons ATGGCTGCGAGAACTCACGCTCCCCAACCGTCCCACAACTGTCCTGTCCCAGACTTTGGCACCGTCGGGGTCCGTCGTCCCCGAGTGTGTCAGCATCCCCACCCCGGCTGCTGCCCAGGATCCGCCGGCCCCTGCCTCGATATGGGAGACCTGGAACTGCTGCTGCCCGGGGAAGCTGAAGTGCTGGTGCGGGGTCTGCGCAGCTTCCCGCTACGCGAGATGGGCTCGGAAGG gtggaaccaGCAGCATGAGAACCTGGAGAAGCTGAACATGCAAGCCATCCTCGATGCCACAGTCAGCCAGGGCGAGCCCATTCAGGAGCTGCTGGTCACCCATGGGAAG GTCCCAACGCTGGTGGAGGAGCTGATCACAGTGGAGATGTGGAAGCAGAAGGTGTTCCCTGTGCTCTGCAGGGTGGAGGACTTCAAGCCCCAGAACACCTTCCCCATCTACATGGTG GTGCACCATGAGGCCTCCATCATCAACCTCTTGGAGACGGTGTTCTTCCACAAGG AGGAGCTGCAGAAGCAGGCAGAGCTGATGGAATTTGAGATTGCACTGAAGGCCCTCTCAGTACTACGCTATATCACAGACTGTGTGGACAG CCTCTCTCTCAGCACCTTGAGCCGTATGCTTAGCACGCACAACCTGCCCTGCCTCCTGGTGGAACTGCTGGAGCATAGTCCCTGGAGCCGGTGGGAAGGAG GCAAGCTGCAGCAGTTCGAGGGCAGCCGTTGGCTTACTGTGGCCCCCTCAGAGCAGCAAAAGCTGAGGAAGTTGGACGGGCAAGTGTGGATCGCCCTGTACAACCTGCTGCTAAGCCCTGAGGCTCAGGCGCGCTACTGCCTCACAAGTTTTGCCAAGGGACAGCTACTCAAG CTTCGGGCCTTCCTCACAGACACACTACTGGACCAGCTGCCCAACCTGGCCCACTTGCAGAGTTTCCTGGCCCAACTGACCCTGACTGAAACCCAGCCCCCCAAGAAGGACCTGGTGTTGGAACAG ATCCCAGAAATCTGGGAGCGGCTGGAGCGAGAAAACAGAGGCAAGTGGCAGGCAATTGCCAAGCACCAGCTCCAGCACGTGTTCAGCCCCTCAGAGCAGGACCTGCGGCTGCAGGCGCGAAG GTGGGCTGAGACCTACAGGCTGGACGTGCTAGAGGCAGTGGCTCCAGAGCGGCCCCGCTGTGCTTACTGCAGTGCAGAGGCTTCTAAGCGCTGCTCCCGATGCCAGAATGAGTGGTATTGCTGCAG GGAGTGCCAAGTCAAGCACTGGGAAAAGCATGGAAAGACTTGTGTCCTGGCAGcccagggtgacagagccaaaTAA
- the ZMYND10 gene encoding zinc finger MYND domain-containing protein 10 isoform X1, producing the protein MAARTHAPQPSHNCPVPDFGTVGVRRPRVCQHPHPGCCPGSAGPCLDMGDLELLLPGEAEVLVRGLRSFPLREMGSEGWNQQHENLEKLNMQAILDATVSQGEPIQELLVTHGKVPTLVEELITVEMWKQKVFPVLCRVEDFKPQNTFPIYMVVHHEASIINLLETVFFHKEVCESAEDTVLDLVDYCHRKLTLLVARSGCGSPPEGEGSQDSNPMQELQKQAELMEFEIALKALSVLRYITDCVDSLSLSTLSRMLSTHNLPCLLVELLEHSPWSRWEGGKLQQFEGSRWLTVAPSEQQKLRKLDGQVWIALYNLLLSPEAQARYCLTSFAKGQLLKLRAFLTDTLLDQLPNLAHLQSFLAQLTLTETQPPKKDLVLEQIPEIWERLERENRGKWQAIAKHQLQHVFSPSEQDLRLQARRWAETYRLDVLEAVAPERPRCAYCSAEASKRCSRCQNEWYCCRECQVKHWEKHGKTCVLAAQGDRAK; encoded by the exons ATGGCTGCGAGAACTCACGCTCCCCAACCGTCCCACAACTGTCCTGTCCCAGACTTTGGCACCGTCGGGGTCCGTCGTCCCCGAGTGTGTCAGCATCCCCACCCCGGCTGCTGCCCAGGATCCGCCGGCCCCTGCCTCGATATGGGAGACCTGGAACTGCTGCTGCCCGGGGAAGCTGAAGTGCTGGTGCGGGGTCTGCGCAGCTTCCCGCTACGCGAGATGGGCTCGGAAGG gtggaaccaGCAGCATGAGAACCTGGAGAAGCTGAACATGCAAGCCATCCTCGATGCCACAGTCAGCCAGGGCGAGCCCATTCAGGAGCTGCTGGTCACCCATGGGAAG GTCCCAACGCTGGTGGAGGAGCTGATCACAGTGGAGATGTGGAAGCAGAAGGTGTTCCCTGTGCTCTGCAGGGTGGAGGACTTCAAGCCCCAGAACACCTTCCCCATCTACATGGTG GTGCACCATGAGGCCTCCATCATCAACCTCTTGGAGACGGTGTTCTTCCACAAG GAGGTGTGTGAGTCAGCAGAAGACACTGTCTTGGACTTGGTAGACTATTGCCACCGCAAACTGACCCTGCTGGTGGCCCGGAGTGGCTGTGGTAGCCCCCCTGAGGGGGAGGGGTCCCAGGACAGCAACCCCATGCAG GAGCTGCAGAAGCAGGCAGAGCTGATGGAATTTGAGATTGCACTGAAGGCCCTCTCAGTACTACGCTATATCACAGACTGTGTGGACAG CCTCTCTCTCAGCACCTTGAGCCGTATGCTTAGCACGCACAACCTGCCCTGCCTCCTGGTGGAACTGCTGGAGCATAGTCCCTGGAGCCGGTGGGAAGGAG GCAAGCTGCAGCAGTTCGAGGGCAGCCGTTGGCTTACTGTGGCCCCCTCAGAGCAGCAAAAGCTGAGGAAGTTGGACGGGCAAGTGTGGATCGCCCTGTACAACCTGCTGCTAAGCCCTGAGGCTCAGGCGCGCTACTGCCTCACAAGTTTTGCCAAGGGACAGCTACTCAAG CTTCGGGCCTTCCTCACAGACACACTACTGGACCAGCTGCCCAACCTGGCCCACTTGCAGAGTTTCCTGGCCCAACTGACCCTGACTGAAACCCAGCCCCCCAAGAAGGACCTGGTGTTGGAACAG ATCCCAGAAATCTGGGAGCGGCTGGAGCGAGAAAACAGAGGCAAGTGGCAGGCAATTGCCAAGCACCAGCTCCAGCACGTGTTCAGCCCCTCAGAGCAGGACCTGCGGCTGCAGGCGCGAAG GTGGGCTGAGACCTACAGGCTGGACGTGCTAGAGGCAGTGGCTCCAGAGCGGCCCCGCTGTGCTTACTGCAGTGCAGAGGCTTCTAAGCGCTGCTCCCGATGCCAGAATGAGTGGTATTGCTGCAG GGAGTGCCAAGTCAAGCACTGGGAAAAGCATGGAAAGACTTGTGTCCTGGCAGcccagggtgacagagccaaaTAA